A stretch of Triticum aestivum cultivar Chinese Spring chromosome 1D, IWGSC CS RefSeq v2.1, whole genome shotgun sequence DNA encodes these proteins:
- the LOC123180693 gene encoding pre-mRNA splicing factor SR-like 1 isoform X2, translating to MEIQTSGKPIDMLMEKVLCMNILSSDYFKELYQMKTYHEVIDEIYNQVDHVEPWMTGNCRGPSTAFCLLYKFFTMKLTVKQMHGLLKHPDSPYIRAIGFLYLRYVADPKILWTWYEPYLKDDEEFSPGSNGRMTTMGVYVRDLILGQKLCQLAGQIS from the exons ATGGAGATACAGACTTCAGGGAAGCCCATTGATATGCTGATGGAGAAGGTTCTCTGTATGAATATTCTTTCTTCTGATTACTTCAAGGAGCTCTACCAGATGAAGACCTATCATGAGGTCATTGACGAGATCTACAACCAAGTTGATCATGTGGAGCCTTGGATGACTGGCAATTGCAGGGGTCCTTCCACTGCATTTTGTCTCCTCTACAAGTTCTTCACAATGAAGCTTACTGTGAAACAGATGCATGGTTTGTTGAAGCATCCTGACTCCCCATACATTAGAGCT ATAGGATTTTTGTATCTTCGGTATGTTGCAGATCCAAAGATCCTATGGACATGGTATGAGCCCTACTTGAAGGATGATGAG GAATTCTCCCCTGGATCTAATGGTCGCATGACAACCATGGGTGTATATGTGCGTGATCTTATACTTGGACAG AAACTATGCCAACTAGCTGGACAAATTTCTTAG
- the LOC123180693 gene encoding pre-mRNA splicing factor SR-like 1 isoform X1, translated as MEIQTSGKPIDMLMEKVLCMNILSSDYFKELYQMKTYHEVIDEIYNQVDHVEPWMTGNCRGPSTAFCLLYKFFTMKLTVKQMHGLLKHPDSPYIRAIGFLYLRYVADPKILWTWYEPYLKDDEEFSPGSNGRMTTMGVYVRDLILGQYYFDSILPRVPVPVVRQVTTNLEKMKLPTKLSGVTGDSRHGSEDTARRPSSVKASLSVSFGQRAPHRASTRDSSLVRRTVTQDDHRRSSSPFRRSVSREGPYNDRQRSTVWPYNDRSSHDREGNRLSRDRDTGRSSHDRDTGRSSRHRERDRSSHDRERDYDRDSRDCDYYRSRHSEERRDYRSECDNSRHRRSSSCHRSRSRSRSRSRSRSRSKNEHRSSPFGDTSKEKAAAASSNLAKLKDLYGDVTEKKDDGDARRLHHDSCAEEVIRLGGPRWR; from the exons ATGGAGATACAGACTTCAGGGAAGCCCATTGATATGCTGATGGAGAAGGTTCTCTGTATGAATATTCTTTCTTCTGATTACTTCAAGGAGCTCTACCAGATGAAGACCTATCATGAGGTCATTGACGAGATCTACAACCAAGTTGATCATGTGGAGCCTTGGATGACTGGCAATTGCAGGGGTCCTTCCACTGCATTTTGTCTCCTCTACAAGTTCTTCACAATGAAGCTTACTGTGAAACAGATGCATGGTTTGTTGAAGCATCCTGACTCCCCATACATTAGAGCT ATAGGATTTTTGTATCTTCGGTATGTTGCAGATCCAAAGATCCTATGGACATGGTATGAGCCCTACTTGAAGGATGATGAG GAATTCTCCCCTGGATCTAATGGTCGCATGACAACCATGGGTGTATATGTGCGTGATCTTATACTTGGACAG TACTACTTTGATAGTATCCTTCCAAGAGTTCCTGTTCCAGTAGTTCGTCAAGTAACAACCAATCTTGAGAAGATGAAGCTGCCTACCAAGCTTTCTGGGGTGACTGGAGACAGTCGCCACGGATCAGAGGACACTGCCCGTCGCCCCTCTTCTGTTAAAGCTTCTCTGTCGGTTTCTTTTGGACAGCGTGCGCCACACCGTGCTTCCACACGGGATTCTTCCCTAGTGCGGCGAACAGTCACCCAAGATGATCATCGGAGATCATCTTCACCATTTCGTCGCAGTGTAAGTCGGGAGGGGCCTTACAATGACCGACAGAGAAGCACGGTGTGGCCTTACAATGACCGTTCAAGTCACGACCGAGAAGGTAACCGTTTAAGCCGTGACCGAGATACTGGCCGCTCAAGCCATGACCGAGATACTGGCCGTTCAAGCCGTCACCGAGAGCGTGATCGTTCAAGCCATGACAGAGAGCGTGATTATGACCGTGACAGCAGGGATTGTGACTATTACAGGTCCAGGCATTCAGAAGAAAGAAGGGATTACCGAAGCGAGTGTGACAACAGTAGACACAGACGCTCCAGCTCATGTCATAGGAGCAGAAGCCGGAGTCGTAGCAGGAGCAGGAGCCGGAGTCGGAGCAAGAATGAGCATCGATCTAGTCCATTTGGGGATACAAGCAAAGAGAAGGCTGCTGCTGCCTCGAGTAACCTAGCTAAGCTGAAAGACCTGTACGGCGACGTAACTGAGAAGAAGGATGACGGTGATGCCAGGCGGCTTCACCATGATTCATGTGCCGAGGAGGTTATTAGGCTGGGAGGCCCTAGGTGGAGATAA